Within Amycolatopsis sp. cg5, the genomic segment ATCAACGCGCAGTCGGCACGCAGCCAGATCATCGGCGGGATGATCTGGGGTGTCTCGGCCGCGCTGCACGAAGGTCTCGAAATCGAGCGGAACGGGCGGCTGGCGAACGGGGACCTCGCCGGCTACCTGCTGCCGGTGAACGCGGACATCGGCGAGGCGGACGTCCACTTCATCGAGTACCCGGACACCTTCCACAACGCCGTCGGCGCACGTGGCGTCGGCGAGATCGGCATCGTCGGCATGGCCGCGGCCGTCGCCAACGCCGTCTACAACGCGACCGGCATCCGGGTCCGCGACATCCCCATCACCATCGAGGACCTGCTCCTCGACTAAGGGCTCGTGAGCGTTGCGGGCGGTTAGAACCGCCTGTCATGTTTCAGCACATTCTGAACAGATGTGTTTCGGCACATCGTGGACAGTTTGTGTGGTTAGTGGCGTTGGTAGCGTACTTGTCTGTTGAGGGTGAGTTCGCGGGCGATCGTGTCGCCGATGAGGATGGTGACGCGGTCGCCTTGCCAGAACACGGTCGCGGTGGTGTGGGCGTGGGCGCGGCCGATGGGGATGTGGCAGCCGTGGAGTTGGAGGACTCCGTTGCTGGCGACGGGTCGGGTGACGCGGCCTGCGGGTGCGCGGCGGCTGGTGTCGGGTTGGGCTTTTGTGGTGGCGTCGTAGCGTTGCTGAGGGGTGTGTCCGCCGATGCCTTGGTGGCGGCGGTTGTTGTAGATGTGGCGGTATTTTTCAAGCAGGGCTTGGAGTTCGGGCAGGGTTGTGGGCGTGGGCCGGGCGCTCAGCCAGCGGCGCAGGGTGCTGTGGACGCGTTCGTTCTTGCCGCAGGTTTGCGGGTGCCTGGGGGTGGAGGCGATGGTCTGGATGCCGTGGGTGGCGAGGGCGCGTTCGGTTTCGGCGAGGTAGCCGCGGCATTTGCCGCTGAACGCGGTTCCGTTGTCCGAGAGCAGTCGTGCGGGGTGGCCGTAGCGGGCGAACGCCAGCTCGAGCGCGGTGAGGGTGTCGGCGGTGTTCTCGCTGGCCGCGGCGTGGGAGCCGACGTCGAGACGGGAGTGGTCGTCGAGGATCTGGATGATGCAGACCTTGGTGCCGTCGTCGAGGCAGACGTCGAGGCCGTCGATCTGCCAGCAGGCGTTGGGTGCGTCGAATTCGAAGCGGCGCCTGCCGCGAGGTGGGCGTTTGCGGGGTTCGCGTGTGATCTGGCCCCGGTCGAGCAGGATGCGGTAGATCGAGGACTGTGAGGGCAACGGGACGAACCCGGCGTCTTCCAGCCGCCAGAGGATCGACAGGGCGCCATTGTCCAGGCCTTGATCGGCTAGCTCTTTGCGGGCGCGCAGCACCGCCTCGCCGACCGTGCCGGGCAGGGCGTTCGGGTGGTGGTGCGGGGCGGTGCTGCGCGGGGTGAACCCGTCGGCACCTTCGGCCCGGAACCGCTCTACGTAGTGGTAGAACGTGCCGCGGGAGACGTCATGCTCGTCACAGAACCGGGCCACGTTGATCTTCTCGCCGTGCGCCTTGCGCGCGACAGCGGCAACGAACTCAGGATCCATCGAAAACCCAGTTCCGCTCATCAACGCGATGATCAACACCGAAGTGCCGATCACCACGCCGACGAGCCGATCAAGTGTTCACGATGTGCTGAAACATCAACTGTTCAGTATGTCCTGAACTCAGACAGGCGGTTAGAACCGCCCGCAACGCTCACGACCCCGGGGTGGTTGACACGGCGTGCGGACGGTAAGAATATTGCACCGGTAAGGAAACTGAACCGGCGTGGAGGTCGCATGCTGTCGGGTGCGCGCAAGGTCGCCGTTCTCGCGCGGGAGCTGGCCGACGAGACCGAGCGGGGCAGGCAGCTGGCGCCCGCGCTGGTCGAGCAGCTCAAGGCCCATGACCTGCTGCGACTCGGGCTGACGGCCGATCTCGGCGGTGCCGAGCCGACGACGGCCGAGGTGCTGGAGATGGCCGAAACCCTCGCGATCGGCGACGCGTCCGCCGGGTGGTGCGTCTCGATCGCCGCGACGAGCAGCCTGCTCGGGGCGTATCTGCCCGCGAAGGGCGGCCAAGAGGTGTTCGGTGACCCGGGCGCGGTGGCCGCGGGCGTGTGGGCGCCGCGTGCCAAGGGGAGCGCCGTCGACGGGGGAGCGCGGATCAGCGGGCGGTGGGCGTTCTGCAGCGGGATCCGGCATTCCGAGTGGATCTTCCTGGGGTTCGTGCAGGACGGGCAGGTGCGGACCGCCGCGTTCGCCACGGCCGAGCTGACGGTGCTCGACACCTGGAAGACCACCGGCCTCCGGGGGACCGGCAGCACCGACGTCGTCGCCGATGACGTCTTCGTGCCCGACCATCGGCTGTTCTCGGTGCTCGACGGGCCGCCTGCCCACGCGCGGGCGCTGCAACGGTTCCCGCTGTTCGGCTTCTTCGCCGCGTCGATCGCCGCCGCCGCGCTGGGGAACGCGCGCGGCGCGATGAACGAGTTCGTCGAACTGGCGACCGTGCGCAAGCCGTCCGGCTCCAACCGCAGCACGGCCGAACGGTCGGCGACGCAAAGCGCGTTCGCCGCGGCCGAAGCGGCCTTACGAGCCGCGAGAGGCCTTTATTACCAAGCGATCGACGATGCCTGGCAGGCCGCGGCCGCGAACGAACCGGTCTCCGTCGAGCTGCGGACGTCGTTGCGGCTGGCGTGCACGCATGCCGTGCGCACGGCCGCGGAGGTGGTCGGGATCGTGTACGACCTCGGTGGCGGGTCCGCGATCTACGAGGATTCCCCGCTGCAGCGCCGGTTCCGTGACGCACACACGGCGACCGCGCATTTCCAGGTCAACCCGGCGACCTTCGAGCTGGCCGGGCGGCTGCTGCTCGGCCTGCCGACCGAAACGGCGCAGCTGTGAGCGAGCGGGACTTCCGGCACCGGCTCACCGCGGACTCGGTCGGCCGCGCGCTCGAACTCGTCGGGGAGCGGTGGACGCTGCTCATCCTGCGCGAGACGTTCTTCGGCGTGCGGCGATACGGTCAGCTCGCGCGCAACCTCGGCATCCCGCGGCCCACGCTGTCCGCCCGCCTCAAACGGCTCGTGGAGGCCGGGTTGCTGGAGAAGGTCGCCTACGACGAGGACAAGCACGAGTACCGGCTCACCGACTCGGGCAAGGCGCTGTTCCCCGCCGTGATCGCGTTGATGAACTGGGGCGACACGTACCTGCCCGCACCCGAAGGGCCGCCGATCCTGGTGCGGCACAACGCATGCGGGGAGCACGCGGATCCGTTCCTCGCCTGTGGCCACTGCGGCGGGGAGATCACCACCAGCGGGGTGACGCCCGAGCCGGGGCCGGGTTTCGTCAGCCGGTGAAGCCGAGGGCGATCGCGGCGTCCGGCTCGTTCACCCGGAACGCGAAGCTCTCCTCCAGGAAGAGCGTGACCGTCTCGGCGTCGTGGTGGCTGTAGCCGATCGAAAGGTCCTGGCCGAGTTC encodes:
- a CDS encoding winged helix-turn-helix transcriptional regulator, which encodes MSERDFRHRLTADSVGRALELVGERWTLLILRETFFGVRRYGQLARNLGIPRPTLSARLKRLVEAGLLEKVAYDEDKHEYRLTDSGKALFPAVIALMNWGDTYLPAPEGPPILVRHNACGEHADPFLACGHCGGEITTSGVTPEPGPGFVSR
- a CDS encoding DDE-type integrase/transposase/recombinase — encoded protein: MSGTGFSMDPEFVAAVARKAHGEKINVARFCDEHDVSRGTFYHYVERFRAEGADGFTPRSTAPHHHPNALPGTVGEAVLRARKELADQGLDNGALSILWRLEDAGFVPLPSQSSIYRILLDRGQITREPRKRPPRGRRRFEFDAPNACWQIDGLDVCLDDGTKVCIIQILDDHSRLDVGSHAAASENTADTLTALELAFARYGHPARLLSDNGTAFSGKCRGYLAETERALATHGIQTIASTPRHPQTCGKNERVHSTLRRWLSARPTPTTLPELQALLEKYRHIYNNRRHQGIGGHTPQQRYDATTKAQPDTSRRAPAGRVTRPVASNGVLQLHGCHIPIGRAHAHTTATVFWQGDRVTILIGDTIARELTLNRQVRYQRH
- a CDS encoding acyl-CoA dehydrogenase family protein, whose protein sequence is MLSGARKVAVLARELADETERGRQLAPALVEQLKAHDLLRLGLTADLGGAEPTTAEVLEMAETLAIGDASAGWCVSIAATSSLLGAYLPAKGGQEVFGDPGAVAAGVWAPRAKGSAVDGGARISGRWAFCSGIRHSEWIFLGFVQDGQVRTAAFATAELTVLDTWKTTGLRGTGSTDVVADDVFVPDHRLFSVLDGPPAHARALQRFPLFGFFAASIAAAALGNARGAMNEFVELATVRKPSGSNRSTAERSATQSAFAAAEAALRAARGLYYQAIDDAWQAAAANEPVSVELRTSLRLACTHAVRTAAEVVGIVYDLGGGSAIYEDSPLQRRFRDAHTATAHFQVNPATFELAGRLLLGLPTETAQL